The genomic interval GCCGGTCCGCGGCTCGCGCGGCGGCGCGCAGCGCGCCGCGGGCCGCGGCGCTCCACGCCAGCAGCTCCGCGCGAAGCTCGGCGAAGCTCGCCCCATAGGCCTCGCGCCGCACACGGATCACGAGATCGCACGGCCCGAGCGTCTGCTGCAGCTCGCGGCGCCAGATCTCCCGGAGCCGGCGCCGCAGACGATTGCGGGCCACTGCGGTCGACCGATGCTTGGCAACGATCAGTCCGATCCGCGCGTGGCCCGTCGCATTGTCCATCCAGATCATGTCGAGGTGCTCGCTTCGGCGGCGCCGCCCCTCCGCAAGGCACCGGCGAAGGTCTGCCGCCCGCGCGAGCCGCCTGGCCCGCGGAAGGCGAGCGTCGGCCGTCAGGCGCTCCCGTGCTTTGAGGGAATGCGCACGGTGAGCCGCTTGCGGCCCTTCTTGCGCCGGCGCGACAGCACCGCCCGCCCCCAGCGCGTGGCCATGCGGGCGCGGAAACCGTGCCGGTTGAT from Gemmatimonadales bacterium carries:
- the rnpA gene encoding ribonuclease P protein component, which produces MTADARLPRARRLARAADLRRCLAEGRRRRSEHLDMIWMDNATGHARIGLIVAKHRSTAVARNRLRRRLREIWRRELQQTLGPCDLVIRVRREAYGASFAELRAELLAWSAAARGALRAAARAADRRAPGDRQ
- the rpmH gene encoding 50S ribosomal protein L34 gives rise to the protein MKPSYRPRNKRRINRHGFRARMATRWGRAVLSRRRKKGRKRLTVRIPSKHGSA